The Nicotiana tabacum cultivar K326 chromosome 14, ASM71507v2, whole genome shotgun sequence genome contains a region encoding:
- the LOC142161676 gene encoding uncharacterized protein LOC142161676 — protein MYDAGLPFNCVNYKTFDKFIEAVGQYGPGMKPPSYHEVRVTHLKKEVKKIDQIIEEHKVEWNKFGCSIMMDKWTARNGKMIINVLVNSPRGSVFLESHDASNSSTDGSKMYSLFRKTIDKIGKENVVQIVTDNASENVSAGRMMEAMYPHIYWTPCAAHCINLMFGDIFKENPYASVFTKAVRVYSYISQRPLLLNLMRKFTNERNLVRPAKTRFATAFLTLHSFYLQKKKLRKLVLSNEWKDNRYAKEVAGKETAKVFISPSFWNDVVRALKVGGPLIKVLRMVDGERKPPMGYLYEAMDRAKETTAASFEGDVRKYEKVFEIIDIRWENQLHRPLHAAGHLLNPGLFYKNTRDETLASEVWIGYHACLEKLVPNSTTIDQIGEEFGRYSQAEGLFGLQAAIRARDIRSPVEWWKQFGHQTPNLQKFAIKVLSLTCSASGCERNWSVFEHIHSKKRNRLELSRLNDLVYIKYNRALRRCYEARDTIDPILLDNIDEANEWLTGAPQNHEDEQVYEGDDLDWGTVSMAVGVEENIYGLRGSSSSYKGKGVASSSRSLIDENSEDEEDDSQYNANIHEVVEFENLEEE, from the exons ATGTATGATGCAGGGCTTCCTTTCAACTGTGTTAACTACAAAACTTTTGATAAATTCATTGAAGCTGTAGGACAATATGGCCCAGGAATGAAGCCTCCTAGCTATCATGAAGTTAGAGTAACTCATCTTAAAAAAGAGGTGAAGAAGATAGACCAAATTATTGAGGAGCATAAAGTGgaatggaacaagtttggatgttccattatgatggataaatggACAGCACggaatggaaaaatgatcataaatgTGTTGGTGAACTCTCCAAGAGGGAGTGTTTTTCTTGAATCTCACGATGCTAGCAACTCTTCTACGGATGGAAGCAAAATGTACAGCTTGTTTAGAAAGACTATTGATAAAATTGGAAAGGAAAATGTTGTACAAATTGTTACAGATAATGCTAGTGAGAATGTTAGTGCGGGTAGGATGATGGAAGCTATGTATCCACACATTTATTGGACTCCATGTGCTGCCCATTGTATCAACTTGATGTTTGGTGACATATTCAAGGAAAACCCATATGCTTCAG TTTTCACTAAGGCCGTCAGGGTATATTCTTACATCAGTCAGAGGccgttgttgttgaatttgatgaGGAAATTCACAAATGAAAGAAATTTGGTGAGACCGGCCAAGACTAGATTTGCAACGGCTTTCTTAACTTTGCATAGTTTTTACttgcaaaagaaaaaattgagaAAGCTAGTTCTTTCAAATGAATGGAAAGATAATAGATATGCAAAGGAAGTTGCGGGAAAAGAAACTGCCAAAGTTTTTATTTCTCCATCATTCTGGAATGACGTCGTTCGGGCTCTTAAAGTTGGTGGTCCTTTGATTAAGGTACTTCGTATGGTGGATGGGGAGAGAAAACCACCAATGGGCTATCTTTATGAGGCTATGGATAGAGCCAAAGAGACTACTGCAGCGTCATTTGAGGGAGATGTTagaaaatatgagaaagtttttGAGATAATTGATATCAGGTGGGAGAATCAACTCCATCGACCTTTGCATGCAGCAGGCCATCTTCTGAACCCGGGATTATTTTACAAGAACACTAGAGATGAAACTTTGGCTTCAGAGGTGTGGATTGGATACCATGCATGTCTTGAGAAGTTGGTCCCTAATTCAACGACGATAGATCAAATAGGGGAGGAGTTTGGTAGGTACTCACAAGCAGAGGGCCTATTTGGTTTACAAGCGGCCATTAGAGCCAGAGACATAAGGTCGCCAG ttGAATGGTGGAAGCAATTTGGACATCAAACTCCAAACTTGCAAAAGTTTGCCATCAAAGTACTAAGCCTAACTTGTAGTGCATCTGGATGCGAGAGAAATTGGAGCGTATTTGAGCAT ATTCACTCCAAGAAAAGGAATAGGCTTGAGCTATCGCGTCTCAATGATCTAGTGTATATTAAATACAATAGAGCATTGAGGCGATGTTATGAAGCTCGCGATACCATTGATCCAATTTTGTTGGACAACATTGACGAGGCAAATGAATGGTTAACTGGAGCCCCCCAAAATCATGAAGATGAACAAGTGTATGAAGGAGATGATCTTGATTGGGGTACTGTTTCTATGGCGGTTGGAGTTGAGGAGAATATCTATGGTCTTAGAGGGAGTTCTTCAAGTTACAAGGGAAAGGGAGTAGCAAGTTCAAGCCGGTCCCTAATTGATGAAAACTccgaggatgaagaagatgatagcCAATATAATGCTAACATTCATGaagttgtagaatttgaaaatcttGAAGAAGAATAG